One window from the genome of Paracoccus zhejiangensis encodes:
- the araD gene encoding L-arabinonate dehydratase produces MSFTPAAWPRKLRSQHWYGGNSRDTIYHRGWLKNQGYPHDLFDGRPVIGILNTWADLTPCNGHLRELAEKVKAGVWEAGGFPVEVPVFSASENTFRPTAMMFRNLAAMAVEETMRGQPIDGAVLLVGCDKTTPSLLMGAASTDIPSIVVTGGPMLNGWFRGERVGSGTHLWKFSEAVKAGEMTQQEFLDAEQAMSRSSGTCNTMGTASTMASMAEALGMALSGNAAIPAVDSRRRVMAQLSGRRIVQMVKDDLKPSDIMTRAAFENAIRTNGAIGGSTNAVVHLLAMAGRVGVDLTLADWDRLGRDVPTIVNLMPSGKYLMEEFFYAGGLPVVLRRLGEAGLLNKDALTVSGGSIWDEVKDVTNWNDDVILPTDRALTASGGIAVLRGNLAPDGAVLKPSAASPHLMRHRGPAVVFEDIDDYKARIEDEALEIDENSVMVLKNCGPRGYPGMAEVGNMGLPPKVLRKGITDMVRISDARMSGTAYGTVILHTSPEAARGGPLAIVRTGDMIEIDVEARRIHVELSEDEIAARLADWRAPDAPKGGYAQMFHHHVQGADTGADLDFLIGCRGREVGRDSH; encoded by the coding sequence ATGAGCTTCACCCCCGCCGCCTGGCCCCGCAAGCTGCGCTCGCAGCATTGGTATGGCGGCAATTCGCGCGACACCATCTATCACCGGGGCTGGCTGAAGAATCAGGGCTATCCGCATGACCTGTTCGACGGCCGCCCGGTCATCGGAATCCTCAATACCTGGGCCGACCTGACGCCCTGCAATGGCCATCTGCGCGAGCTGGCCGAGAAGGTGAAGGCGGGGGTCTGGGAGGCTGGCGGCTTTCCGGTCGAGGTGCCGGTCTTCTCGGCCTCGGAAAATACCTTCCGCCCGACCGCGATGATGTTCCGCAACCTGGCCGCCATGGCGGTCGAGGAGACGATGCGCGGCCAGCCCATCGACGGGGCGGTGCTGCTGGTCGGCTGCGACAAGACCACGCCCAGCCTGCTGATGGGGGCGGCCTCGACCGATATTCCCTCGATCGTAGTCACCGGCGGGCCGATGCTGAACGGCTGGTTCCGGGGCGAGCGGGTGGGTTCGGGCACGCATCTGTGGAAATTCTCGGAGGCGGTGAAGGCCGGCGAGATGACGCAGCAGGAATTCCTCGATGCCGAACAGGCGATGAGCCGGTCCTCGGGAACCTGCAACACCATGGGAACGGCCTCGACCATGGCCTCGATGGCCGAGGCGCTGGGGATGGCGCTATCGGGCAATGCGGCGATCCCGGCGGTCGACAGTCGCCGGCGGGTGATGGCGCAGCTGTCGGGGCGGCGGATCGTGCAGATGGTCAAGGATGACCTGAAGCCCTCTGACATCATGACCCGCGCCGCGTTCGAAAATGCCATCCGCACCAATGGCGCCATTGGTGGTTCGACCAATGCGGTGGTTCACCTCTTGGCCATGGCGGGCAGGGTTGGCGTCGATCTGACGCTGGCGGACTGGGACCGGCTTGGCCGCGACGTGCCGACCATCGTGAACCTGATGCCCTCGGGCAAATACCTGATGGAGGAATTCTTCTATGCTGGCGGCTTGCCGGTGGTGCTGCGGCGCTTGGGCGAGGCGGGACTGCTGAACAAGGACGCGCTGACGGTCAGTGGCGGCAGCATCTGGGACGAGGTGAAGGATGTCACCAACTGGAATGACGATGTGATCCTGCCGACCGACCGGGCGCTGACCGCCTCGGGCGGGATCGCGGTGCTGCGCGGCAACCTGGCCCCGGATGGTGCGGTGCTGAAGCCCTCGGCGGCGAGCCCCCACCTGATGCGCCATCGCGGCCCGGCGGTCGTCTTCGAGGATATTGACGATTACAAGGCGCGCATCGAGGATGAGGCGCTGGAGATCGACGAGAACTCTGTCATGGTGCTGAAGAATTGCGGCCCGCGCGGCTATCCGGGCATGGCCGAGGTCGGCAATATGGGCCTGCCGCCCAAGGTTCTGCGAAAAGGGATCACCGATATGGTGCGGATTTCCGATGCCCGCATGTCCGGCACCGCCTATGGCACCGTCATCCTGCACACCTCGCCCGAAGCGGCGCGGGGCGGGCCGCTGGCCATCGTGCGGACCGGCGACATGATCGAGATTGACGTGGAGGCCCGGCGCATCCACGTGGAACTCAGCGAGGACGAGATCGCCGCGCGGCTGGCCGATTGGCGCGCGCCTGACGCTCCGAAGGGCGGCTATGCGCAGATGTTCCATCACCATGTGCAGGGCGCCGATACCGGCGCCGATCTGGATTTCCTGATCGGCTGCCGGGGCAGGGAGGTCGGACGTGACAGCCACTGA
- a CDS encoding LysR family transcriptional regulator — protein MDWDKLRIFHAVADAGSLTHAGDVLHLSQSAVSRQIRALEDSLGVTLFHRHARGLILTEQGELLFEATSSMARKLDAAAARIRDSEEDVFGELKVTTPVGFGTLWLVPRLPKLYEKYPDLKIELLLEERVLDLPMREADVAIRMKEPSQSDLIRRRLLNIRMRLYASEKYLAENGTPPSIEDLGSHRLICQSPSTPQVSAGAVLTQMLLAQKLGSTLMVNNYFGVLQGVLADLGIGVLPDYLVADFEGMVRVLPEIESGDVPVFLAFPEELRQSRRVMAFRDFVLEEIQSYRKWQTESGTV, from the coding sequence ATGGACTGGGACAAGCTTAGAATATTTCACGCGGTCGCGGATGCCGGCAGCCTGACCCATGCCGGCGACGTGCTGCACCTGTCGCAATCGGCGGTCAGCCGGCAGATCAGGGCGCTGGAGGATTCGCTTGGCGTGACCCTGTTCCACCGCCACGCGCGGGGGCTGATTCTCACCGAGCAGGGCGAATTGCTGTTCGAGGCCACCTCGTCCATGGCGAGGAAGCTCGACGCCGCCGCCGCGCGCATCCGCGACAGCGAGGAAGATGTCTTCGGCGAGCTGAAGGTGACGACGCCGGTGGGCTTTGGCACGCTGTGGCTGGTGCCGCGCCTGCCCAAGCTCTACGAGAAATACCCCGATCTGAAGATCGAACTGCTGCTGGAAGAACGGGTCCTGGACCTGCCCATGCGCGAGGCCGACGTGGCCATCCGCATGAAAGAGCCCAGCCAGTCCGACCTGATCCGCCGCCGGCTGCTGAACATCCGGATGCGGCTTTACGCGTCCGAGAAATACCTAGCCGAGAACGGCACCCCGCCCAGCATCGAGGACCTGGGCAGCCACCGGCTGATCTGCCAGAGCCCCAGCACCCCGCAGGTCAGCGCCGGCGCGGTTTTGACCCAGATGCTGCTGGCCCAGAAACTCGGCTCGACGCTGATGGTGAACAACTATTTCGGCGTCTTGCAGGGCGTGCTGGCCGACCTGGGGATCGGCGTGCTGCCCGATTACCTGGTCGCCGATTTCGAGGGCATGGTGCGGGTCCTGCCCGAGATCGAGTCCGGCGATGTCCCGGTCTTCCTCGCCTTCCCCGAAGAGTTGCGGCAATCGCGGCGGGTCATGGCCTTCCGCGATTTCGTGCTGGAGGAAATCCAGTCCTATCGCAAATGGCAGACCGAATCAGGCACTGTCTAA
- a CDS encoding Gfo/Idh/MocA family protein, with translation MTATDIAIIGLGKIATDQHVPAIRACRDFRLAATVSLGQSLPDVPAYEDMEAMFAAHPGVAAVALCVPPQVRYPLAVESLKAGRDVLLEKPPGVTLAEVEALRALAERQGCVLYATWHSRHANGVDPARDWLAARRVTGGKVIWREDVKRWHPGQAWIWQPGGMGVFDPGINATSILTHILPDPVRVTRAEFETPANCETPIAARLSLLTGEDAVIDVDFDFRETGEQVWSMWFDTDAGRIELSGGGARTVADGRLLSDGAALESEYARIYDQFAGLIADRRSDVDLSPMTLVADAFMLARHRRTDEFHDEQKT, from the coding sequence GTGACAGCCACTGACATCGCCATCATCGGGCTGGGCAAGATCGCCACGGATCAGCATGTGCCCGCCATCCGCGCCTGCCGCGATTTCCGGTTGGCCGCGACCGTGAGCCTCGGGCAGTCGCTGCCAGATGTGCCGGCCTATGAGGATATGGAGGCGATGTTCGCGGCCCATCCCGGCGTTGCAGCCGTGGCGCTTTGCGTGCCGCCGCAGGTGCGTTATCCGCTGGCGGTCGAGTCGCTGAAGGCCGGGCGCGATGTGCTGCTGGAGAAGCCGCCGGGGGTGACACTGGCCGAGGTCGAGGCTCTGCGGGCGCTGGCCGAGCGTCAGGGCTGCGTCCTCTATGCCACCTGGCATTCGCGCCATGCCAATGGCGTCGACCCGGCACGCGACTGGCTGGCGGCGCGGCGCGTGACCGGTGGCAAGGTGATCTGGCGCGAGGATGTGAAACGCTGGCATCCGGGGCAGGCCTGGATCTGGCAACCGGGCGGCATGGGGGTGTTTGATCCCGGCATCAACGCCACCTCGATCCTGACCCATATCCTGCCGGACCCTGTCCGGGTCACCCGCGCCGAGTTCGAGACGCCGGCCAATTGCGAGACGCCGATTGCCGCGCGGCTGTCGCTGCTGACGGGCGAGGATGCGGTGATCGATGTCGATTTCGATTTCCGCGAGACCGGCGAGCAGGTCTGGTCGATGTGGTTCGACACCGATGCCGGACGGATCGAGCTTTCGGGCGGTGGCGCGCGGACTGTGGCGGATGGACGGCTTCTGTCGGACGGGGCGGCGCTCGAGTCGGAATATGCCCGCATCTATGACCAGTTTGCCGGGCTGATCGCTGATCGCCGCTCGGACGTGGACCTTTCCCCGATGACATTGGTCGCCGATGCCTTCATGTTGGCCCGGCACCGCCGCACCGATGAATTTCATGACGAGCAGAAAACATGA
- a CDS encoding SMP-30/gluconolactonase/LRE family protein, whose protein sequence is MTDEPAVSVFDPRRCELGEGPMWHPQRQQPFWFDIIGRRLMTIEGGAPKEWQFDEYVTAAGWIDRDRMLVASQTALTVFNVADGSAGQSWALEADNELTRSNDGRADPMGGFWIGTMSIQKPRGQRGSIYRFYRGEIRKLYGEIGVSNAICFAPDGRTAYYADTDTATILRQRLDGEGWPEGAAELCVDLRAEKLRPDGAVVDAEGNIWNAQFGASRVACYGPDGALRRVVELPASKTTCPAFIGADLDRMMVTTAGEGLEGEADGQTYVVDGLGVRGQAEYQVRLD, encoded by the coding sequence ATGACCGATGAACCCGCCGTTTCCGTCTTCGATCCCCGCCGCTGCGAGTTGGGCGAGGGGCCGATGTGGCACCCCCAGCGCCAGCAGCCCTTCTGGTTCGACATCATTGGCCGGCGGCTGATGACCATCGAGGGCGGGGCGCCGAAGGAATGGCAGTTCGATGAATATGTGACGGCGGCGGGCTGGATCGACCGCGACCGGATGCTGGTCGCCTCGCAGACGGCGCTGACGGTGTTCAACGTCGCCGATGGCAGCGCGGGGCAAAGCTGGGCGCTCGAGGCCGATAACGAGCTGACCCGCTCGAATGACGGGCGGGCCGATCCGATGGGCGGGTTCTGGATCGGCACCATGTCGATCCAGAAGCCACGCGGTCAGCGCGGTTCGATCTATCGCTTCTACCGGGGCGAGATCCGCAAGCTTTACGGCGAGATCGGGGTGTCGAACGCCATCTGCTTCGCCCCCGATGGCCGCACCGCCTATTACGCCGATACCGATACCGCGACGATCCTGCGCCAGCGGCTTGACGGCGAGGGCTGGCCCGAGGGCGCGGCGGAGCTTTGCGTCGATCTGCGGGCCGAGAAGCTGCGCCCGGATGGCGCGGTGGTGGATGCCGAGGGCAATATCTGGAACGCGCAATTCGGCGCCAGCCGGGTCGCCTGCTATGGCCCCGATGGCGCGCTGCGTCGCGTGGTGGAACTGCCCGCCAGCAAGACCACCTGCCCAGCCTTCATCGGTGCGGACCTGGACCGGATGATGGTCACCACCGCCGGCGAGGGGCTGGAGGGCGAGGCCGACGGGCAGACCTACGTGGTGGACGGTCTGGGTGTCCGCGGGCAGGCGGAATACCAGGTCCGGCTGGACTGA
- a CDS encoding aldose epimerase family protein, translating into MPPVVRNFGTHRDGSTVEAARISAHGPTIEVMTHGASLMRLEPDGGRSLVLGFETYQDYLDRGRHFGAIVGRYANRIGGARAVIGGEVRLLDRNWRGQHLLHGGDDGTGGRNWRIAEAGEDSVALTDHLPDGHMGFPGGLDVRVTYRILPGPVLEIVIEAVTDAPTLCNFAQHGYFNLTGGDSIADHLLTIPAEAYTPVDADLIPTGAVEPVQHTRFDFRQPTRLGAQMARGLLDHNLCLATSRQPCRAVAHLTAPGASHALTICSTEPGLQIYDGTHLGHRGIALEPQLWPDAPNHPGFPDAGLAPGETYRQVTRFVISRPG; encoded by the coding sequence ATGCCGCCCGTCGTCAGAAACTTCGGCACCCATCGTGACGGCTCGACCGTCGAGGCCGCCCGGATCAGCGCCCATGGGCCGACCATCGAGGTCATGACCCATGGCGCCAGCCTGATGCGCCTCGAACCAGACGGTGGGCGCTCGCTGGTGCTGGGCTTCGAGACCTACCAGGACTATCTCGACCGGGGCCGGCATTTCGGCGCGATCGTCGGGCGCTATGCCAACCGCATCGGCGGGGCGCGGGCGGTGATCGGTGGCGAGGTGCGCCTGCTTGATCGCAACTGGCGCGGGCAGCACCTGCTGCATGGCGGGGATGACGGGACCGGCGGGCGGAACTGGCGGATCGCAGAGGCGGGCGAGGACAGCGTCGCCCTGACCGACCATCTGCCCGACGGCCATATGGGCTTTCCCGGCGGTCTGGATGTCCGTGTGACCTATCGCATCCTGCCCGGCCCGGTGCTGGAGATCGTGATCGAGGCGGTTACCGATGCGCCCACGCTCTGCAACTTTGCCCAGCACGGCTATTTCAACCTGACCGGGGGCGACAGCATCGCTGATCATCTGCTGACGATCCCGGCCGAGGCCTACACGCCCGTCGATGCCGACCTGATCCCGACCGGCGCGGTCGAGCCGGTTCAGCACACGCGCTTCGATTTCCGCCAGCCGACGCGACTGGGTGCGCAGATGGCGCGCGGGCTGCTGGACCACAACCTGTGCCTTGCCACCAGCCGACAGCCCTGCCGCGCGGTGGCGCATCTGACCGCGCCGGGCGCGAGCCATGCGCTGACCATCTGCTCGACCGAGCCAGGATTGCAGATTTATGACGGCACCCATCTTGGCCATCGCGGTATCGCGCTGGAACCGCAGCTCTGGCCGGACGCGCCGAACCATCCGGGTTTCCCGGATGCCGGGTTAGCGCCGGGCGAGACCTATCGTCAGGTGACGCGTTTCGTGATCTCGCGGCCCGGTTAA